The sequence ACGAATTCCACGTCCCGTACGTTCCTCAGCAGTTCCAGCGGCTCCTCGCGCACGCCGAGCAGCCGGCTGGCATGGCACGACGGATGGTACGTCACCTTATACGGGAAGGACGCTCCCACATCCTTGACGCCCAGGACGCGGACCAGGAACTGCGAAAATTCATACGTCTTGGCGACCAGAGCTTCCGCCTTCGCCTTCCACTCCGGCTCGTCGCGGAACAAGTCCGGATAATAATGATGCACCATGCCGGCGCAGGAGCCGGATGGCGAGACGACATAGTCGCTGTGCTCGAAGGCGCGGATCAGATTGCGCGCGACGGCTCGGGCTTCGTCCTGGTACCCGCTGTTGAAGGCGGGCTGTCCGCAGCATGTCTGCAGCTCGGGCAGATCGACCTCGCAGCCGTAACGATGCAGCAGCCTCACGACGCTCTCGGCGACTTCCGGATACATCTGGTCGGCGAGGCACGTAACGAACAAGGAGACTTTCATCGGGTTTCCCTCGTTTCAGGAAAAAGATGGATCGGATTATTCATTTGCTTCTTGGTTATCAGGTTATCAGATAAGTTGGGTTTTGACAAGAACATCGTATGCGGCGGGTATCGCCGCGTTTATTGCTCCGCTTAGAAAAAAAATTCGGCCGCTCTTCCGCGGGAAGAGGGCCGAATGCGGGGCGGGCGATTGCCTGGGTGGTGCCGCGCCCGATATTCAGATCGTCCAGTCGTTCCATTCTTTTTTCTGTCGGTCGATGCCGATCAGCCAGCAGCGGGTTTTCGAGATGGCTTGCGTCGACGAGTCCGTCGTTGAGAATGTATGATTGGCATGAAGCAGCACTTCCTTGTCGCAGATGCCGTCGGAACGCAGCCAGAACACCCGCTGGTAGAGAAACGTGTAATCCGACGGGATCACGTCGTCGCCGGCCCCGTGCAGGAGAAACACGTCTCCG comes from Paenibacillus thermoaerophilus and encodes:
- a CDS encoding (Fe-S)-binding protein — translated: MKVSLFVTCLADQMYPEVAESVVRLLHRYGCEVDLPELQTCCGQPAFNSGYQDEARAVARNLIRAFEHSDYVVSPSGSCAGMVHHYYPDLFRDEPEWKAKAEALVAKTYEFSQFLVRVLGVKDVGASFPYKVTYHPSCHASRLLGVREEPLELLRNVRDVEFVDLPKKEDCCGFGGTFAVKMADMSEAMVCEKAAHVCETGAEVLVGGDMGCLMNIGGRLNKEGKPVRVLHLAQLLEEGVKLR